The sequence below is a genomic window from Mycobacteroides abscessus ATCC 19977.
CGGTCTCGAAGCCCTCCCCGCGCAACACGATGGTGAGCATCTCCGCCAATGACGCGTCATCGTCGACAACAAGGATCCTTTGCCTCATAGATCCCATCGTGTCACTAGATCGTGACAAAACCGGGGTACCCAAGGGGCGAGTTGCGAACTAGTCTCGCGCGAGCTGCTCTCGAAGCCTGAACTTCTGGACTTTCCCGGTGGCCGTTCTGGGCAGGGAGTCGACGAACTCGACGCGTTTCGGGCATTTGTATCCCGCGAGTCTCTCCCGGCAGTGCGCTATCAGATCGGCGCCCGATGGCGGATCGTCCAGCGTGACGACCACCACTACCGCGGTCACCAACTCGCCCCATTTCTCGTCGGGAACACCGACCACGGCGGCCTCGCGCACGCCGGGATGCGATATCAGTGCGTCCTCCACCTCGATGGAGGTGACATTCTCCCCACCGGTAATGATGATGTCCTTTTTGCGGTCCGAGATGGTCAGGTATCCGTCGTCCACCGATCCGCGATCACCGGTATGAAACCAATTGCCCGCCAATGCCTCCGCAGTGGCCTGCGGCTGATCCCAATATCCGTCCAGGTTCGTGTTCGACTGGGTCAGCACCTCACCGTCCTCGGCGACGGATACGCGCACACCGATCGCTGGGGCACCCGCGCGGCCCAGCATGCGGGCCTGCTCCTGCACATCGAGACCCGCCCACTCGGAACGGAAACGATTCATCGTGATCAGCGGCGCCGTCTCGGTAAGCCCATAGATCTGGATGAACTCCCACCCCAGCTCGGTGCGCACCCGTGCGATGGTCCGCGTCGGAGGGGGCGCTCCGGCGACGATGATGCGAACGCGATCACGCCCGGGAATGGGCCCCCGCCAACGTGCGGCGGCATCCAGTATCGAGTCGACCACCGTTGGGGCCGCACACATCACGGTGACCCCGTGTTGTTCGACACGGCGCAGAATCTCGTCACCGTCGACCTTGCGCAGCACAATGTGCCGCGCTCCCATACCCGTCGCGGCGTAGGGCCAGCCCCACCCGTTGCAGTGAAACATCGGCAATGTATGCAGCAGCACATCGTCATCGCGCAGGGTCGCATGCAGCCCGAACACAACGGCGTTGATCCAGATATTGCGATGAGTGAGCTGAACACCCTTGGGGCGGCTCGTTGTGCCCGAGGTGTAATTGAGAGTCGCAGTGCCTGTTTCGGACCCGGACCATGGATCGGGGGTCACAGCGTGAGGCGAATCCAGCTCCCCGAATACTGCCGCATCGTCCTCGCCCAGCACAAAGTTGTGGGTGGCCCGTACGGTGTCCAGCAGGCCCCGCACCTCGGGGTCGACCACCAGCACCGAAGCACCCGAATGTCCGACGATGTACTCGATCTCGGCGGGCGCCAACCGAAAGTTTATGGGCACCAAGATGCGTCCCCACCCGGATACGCCGAAGAACGAGGTGAGCAGCCGCGCGCTGTTCTGCGAAACGATCGCCACCCGCTCCCCCGGCCCGACCCCGAGGGCGTCGAGAGCGGCCGCCTGTCCACGTGCTCGCGCGGCGAGTTGCCGGTAGGTCAACTGCCCCCAGGACGGGGCCGGTTGCACCGGCTCATCGACGACACCCACCCGTTCGGGGTACACAAGTTCGGCTCGGTCCAGGAAATCTCGCACGCTCAGATCGAAGAACACGCACCAATCCTGCCGCCTGACACGCGGTGCAGGGGGGATATCCACGAAGCAACGGTTCATCTTGCCGGTCACTGGCACCGGGGTGTTTAATGATGGCGCTTTGTTCAGCAGTGGTTCATGTGCGCTTTGCGCCAGCGCTTAGGAGGTGACGCGACTATGTCCGATAGTCAACCTCCGAGTATCCACAGCGCCTTCTGACCGCAGACCCAGGTTGCGCCCGAAGGCGCTTTTGTTGCACTGATTTTTGTGCATCTCGAAAACACTGCGAGAGAACAGGACCCGCAATGAGCCATTGGGATGTCGTCATCCGCATAGCACTCGGATTCGGCCTGGGTTGCGCCATCGGCATTGAACGGCAGTGGCGCGCCAAGAACGCCGGCCTGCGCACCAACGCGCTGGTGTGCCTGGGCGCAACACTGTTCGTCATCATGGGCGGCTACAGCTTCCACGGCCCCGGCGCAGATCCCACTCGTGTTGCAGCGCAAATCGTTTCGGGTATCGGTTTCCTTGGCGCCGGTGTGATCATGAAGCAGGGCGCCACTATCACCGGGCTGAACACCGCCGCCACCATGTGGGCCACGGCCGCCGTCGGCGCCCTGGCCGGTGGGGGGATGTACGAGGTGGCGGTGTTGGGGGCGGCGGCAATTGTGCTGGCCAACCTGCTGTTACGTCCGCTCGGTCATCTGCTTGACCGGCAGCCTGCGATCGGCCGCGAGGCAGCGCCCGCCGCGTATCTCTTCGAGGTCACTACCACCGATGAGACCGAGGCGCACATCCGCGCACTGACCGTGCAGGCCGTCAGCCGACCGGAATTCGCGCTGCAATCGGTGCGGTCGTATGACGTGGAGGACGGCAAGCACGTGCGGGTGGTCGCGAAGTTGAGCGCCGAGGAGCGCAACGATTCGCTACTGGAGTCCGCGGTGAGCCGGCTGTCCATGGAGCCTGCGGTCTCGTCGGTGCGCTGGCATATCGATCGCGAGGAAGAGGTCGAAGCCAGCGAATGGTAAGCGCCGCACCGCTGCTCGTCGAATGTGAAGCCATTGCGGAATTTCCGCCGCTTGACCGCAGTAGCTTCACGCTCGGCGAAGTAGTTGGGCCGCCAATGCCTCCGGCTCGACACCGTCCGTGATCATCCAGGGGCCGCCCCAGTCACGCTGCGCCAGATCGGCATACGCTGCCGATACCCGCTGCTGTAGATCCGAGTCACGCTCGTAGGTGTCGCGAGCGCGGTCGCTCTCCTGTTGTTCGCGCTGACGGGCGCGCTGCTGGGCCAGCTCCGGAGAAACGTCAAGGAAAACCTGCCAGTCCGGATGCGGCAGCCCGAAGCGCTCATACTCGAGTTGGTGCACCCAGCGCGCCATGTCGCCGCCACCGTCCTGATGCAGCCGGGCCGCACCGTACGCGGCGTTGGAAGCCACCCACCGATCTAAGATCACCAGGTCATGAGAGCGGGTCAGCCCCGCCAGCTCGTCCCTTGCATCACGCCGATCCAGCGCGAACAGCAGACCCATCGCGTACGCGGACGACACCACATCGCCGTGTCCACCTTTGAGCGACTCGGCAGCGAGGTCGGCATGCACCGAACGCCCGTAACGCGGGAAGTCCAGCGTCGCAACGGATAACCCCTGGGAGTTGCCGCGCGCTATCAACTTCTCTGTCAGCGTGCGCTTACCGGCGCCGTCCACGCCCTCGATCGCAATCAGCTGGCCCACGGCTGGTCAGCCTACGCAAAGGCCCCCGGCACCGAAGTGCAAGGGGCCTCTACGTGGATTGGCGGCGATCAGTAGCGGTAGTGCTCCGGCTTGTAGGGACCCTCCACGTCGACACCGATGTACTCGGCCTGGTCCTTGGTGAGCTTGGTCAGCGTGCCGCCGAGAGCCTCGACGTGGATGCGCGCAACCTTCTCGTCGAGGTGCTTGGCCAGCCGGTAGACCTCGTTGTCGTACTCGTCGTTCTTGGTCCACAGCTCGATCTGGGCGATCACCTGGTTGGAGAAGCTGTTGCTCATCACGAACGACGGGTGGCCGGTGGCGTTACCGAGGTTGAGCAGACGCCCCTCGGACAGCACGATGATCGACTTGCCGCTGTCGCCGAAGGTCCACAGATCGACCTGAGGCTTGATGTTGAGGCGAACGGCGCCCGACTTCTCGAGGGCAGCCATGTCGATTTCGTTGTCGAAGTGGCCGATGTTGCCCAGGATCGCCTGGTCCTTCATGGCCTTCATGTGCTCCAGCAGGATGATGTCGAAGTTACCGGTTGCGGTCACCACGATGTCGGCATCGCCGATGGCCTGCTCGACGGTCACCACGTCGAATCCGTCCATGAGTGCCTGCAGCGCGTTGATCGGGTCGATCTCGGTGACCTGGACGCGGGCGCCCTGACCGGCGAGGGACTCGGCGCAACCCTTGCCTACGTCGCCGTAGCCACAGATCAGTACCTTCTTGCCGCCGATGAGCACGTCGGTGCCCCGGTTGATGCCGTCGACCAGCGAGTGCCGGGTGCCGTACTTGTTGTCGAACTTGCTCTTGGTCACCGAGTCGTTGACGTTGATGGCCGGGAACGCCAGTTCGCCGGCGGCGGCGAACTGGTACAGGCGCAGCACGCCCGTGGTGGTCTCCTCGGTGACGCCCTGAACCGATTCGGCGATCTTGGTCCACTTGTCCTTGTCGGTCTCGAACCGCTCGCGCAACAGGTTCAGGAACACCTTGTACTCGGCCGAGTCGTTATCG
It includes:
- the ahcY gene encoding adenosylhomocysteinase, with product MTELVADVRNGIEYKVADLSEAEFGRKEIRLAEHEMPGLMALRREYAEVLPLKGARISGSLHMTIQTAVLIETLVALGAEVRWASCNIFSTQDHAAAAVVVGPNGTPEEPQGTPVFAWKGETLEEYWWAAEQMLTWPNEPANMILDDGGDATMLVLRGAQFEQAGVVPPADDNDSAEYKVFLNLLRERFETDKDKWTKIAESVQGVTEETTTGVLRLYQFAAAGELAFPAINVNDSVTKSKFDNKYGTRHSLVDGINRGTDVLIGGKKVLICGYGDVGKGCAESLAGQGARVQVTEIDPINALQALMDGFDVVTVEQAIGDADIVVTATGNFDIILLEHMKAMKDQAILGNIGHFDNEIDMAALEKSGAVRLNIKPQVDLWTFGDSGKSIIVLSEGRLLNLGNATGHPSFVMSNSFSNQVIAQIELWTKNDEYDNEVYRLAKHLDEKVARIHVEALGGTLTKLTKDQAEYIGVDVEGPYKPEHYRY
- a CDS encoding AMP-binding protein, which encodes MFFDLSVRDFLDRAELVYPERVGVVDEPVQPAPSWGQLTYRQLAARARGQAAALDALGVGPGERVAIVSQNSARLLTSFFGVSGWGRILVPINFRLAPAEIEYIVGHSGASVLVVDPEVRGLLDTVRATHNFVLGEDDAAVFGELDSPHAVTPDPWSGSETGTATLNYTSGTTSRPKGVQLTHRNIWINAVVFGLHATLRDDDVLLHTLPMFHCNGWGWPYAATGMGARHIVLRKVDGDEILRRVEQHGVTVMCAAPTVVDSILDAAARWRGPIPGRDRVRIIVAGAPPPTRTIARVRTELGWEFIQIYGLTETAPLITMNRFRSEWAGLDVQEQARMLGRAGAPAIGVRVSVAEDGEVLTQSNTNLDGYWDQPQATAEALAGNWFHTGDRGSVDDGYLTISDRKKDIIITGGENVTSIEVEDALISHPGVREAAVVGVPDEKWGELVTAVVVVVTLDDPPSGADLIAHCRERLAGYKCPKRVEFVDSLPRTATGKVQKFRLREQLARD
- a CDS encoding MgtC/SapB family protein; the encoded protein is MSHWDVVIRIALGFGLGCAIGIERQWRAKNAGLRTNALVCLGATLFVIMGGYSFHGPGADPTRVAAQIVSGIGFLGAGVIMKQGATITGLNTAATMWATAAVGALAGGGMYEVAVLGAAAIVLANLLLRPLGHLLDRQPAIGREAAPAAYLFEVTTTDETEAHIRALTVQAVSRPEFALQSVRSYDVEDGKHVRVVAKLSAEERNDSLLESAVSRLSMEPAVSSVRWHIDREEEVEASEW
- a CDS encoding dTMP kinase, translating into MGQLIAIEGVDGAGKRTLTEKLIARGNSQGLSVATLDFPRYGRSVHADLAAESLKGGHGDVVSSAYAMGLLFALDRRDARDELAGLTRSHDLVILDRWVASNAAYGAARLHQDGGGDMARWVHQLEYERFGLPHPDWQVFLDVSPELAQQRARQREQQESDRARDTYERDSDLQQRVSAAYADLAQRDWGGPWMITDGVEPEALAAQLLRRA